The stretch of DNA TCGATCGAGGTGATCCCCAACATGTAGCAGACGCAGCTGTTGGCCGCCGAGCCGCGCCCCTGGCACAGGATGCCGCGCCGCCGGGCTTCTGTGACGATGGAATTGACCGTAAGGAAATAGGGTGCGTAGCCAAGCTGCCCGATCAGCCGCAGCTCATGGTCGATCTGGTTGCGATAGGGGACGGGCAGGCCGCGCGGGAACATGCGCGTAGCAGCCGCCTCGGTCAGGTCGGCCAACGCTTCCTGCGCACTCCTGCCCTCGACCACCTGCTCATAGGGATATTGGTACTGGATCTCGCCCAAATCGAATGTGCAGCGCGCGGCGATCTCGGCGGTCGCTTCGATTGCATCGGGGAAAGCCTTGAAGCGCCTCTCCATCTCTTCGGGCGATTTGAGATGGCGATCCATAAAGCGTTCGCGCTTGAAGCCCAGCGCATCGACGGTGGTGTGCTCCCGAATGGCGGCCAGCACATCCTGCAGCGGGCGCATCTGGCCGGAATGATAGAGCACATCCCCGGTGGCGACGGATCTTACCCCGGCGGCACGCGCCAGCGTATCAAGGCAATGCAGACGTCCGGCGTCGCCGGGGCGCCGCCGCAACGCAAGCGCCAGATAAGCGCGCTCGCCGAACGTCTCCTTCACCTGGGCGAGATGGGCGCTGCAAGCGTCGTCCGGTTGATCGGGAAGCAGGATGGCGACCAGACCCTCGGTATGGGCGGTGACATTCTCCCAATCGAGAACACAGGCTCCCTTGCCGCCGCGCGTCTTGCCAAGCGAGAGCAGCCGGGTGAGGCGCGACCAGGCCTGCCTATCGGTCGGATAAAGCAAAAGCGCTTTGCCATCGGTGAGATCCACCCGTGCGCCCGGGATCATCCGCACACCGGTTTCCTTCTGTGCGGCCCATCCTCGCACCACGCCGGCGACGCTGCCCCAATCGGCAAGGCCGAGCTCCGAATGGCCCAGCAGGGCAGCTGCCGAGAACAGTTCTTCCGGCGAGGAGGCACCGCGCAGGAAGGAGAAATGGCTGGTCACCTGAAGCTCGACGTAACGGGCCATCAGCCGAACACGCCATGCAGATGCCAGGAGAGATCGCCGGTGCCTTCCTCGACACCATCCCCGCGCCGGAAGATCCAGTAGCGCGCGCCGCCCTCCACCTCCACCCGGTAATAGTCCCTGACCGCCCACATCTCGCCAGGCCGCCGCCACCATTCTCCATGCACGCGTTCGGGGCCGTCACCGGCCACGACCCGATAGGTCCCGCCGCGCCAGGAAAAGCGGCGGGGCGGGTGATCGGGCAACAGCGCGATCACGCTGCTCAGGGGTTCGGGCCGGGCGAGCAACCGGGACGGGCGCGCCCATGCTGGCCAGCCCTTGGGCTCACCCAGGGGCATCATTCGGCGGATCGCCCGCTCAGGCACATCGCTCTCATGAGAGGAGAGGCGGAAGACGGCTTCAGGGGGCACGCGCCCGCTTAGCTGATCGACCAACAGAGCCAGATCTGGCGCATGATCGTCACGCCCCAGCTTGGCTGCCACCATGCTGGCCTGCAGATCCTCAACATGCGGTGCGATCAGCACCATCGTCTCGATGCCGAGACCAGGATCGATGCGCTCGATCCGCGCGACCAGCATGCGGGTAAGGTGCCTGGCGTCTCGGCTCGCCCGCGCGGTGCCGATACCCACCTTCTGCTCGCTGCCATCGACCAGCTGGCAGGTGAGATGGGCAGCGCGCAGCCCAAGGCGCCGCTGCTGGAGTTGGATCACCAGATCATCGACCAGATCGCCGATGACCTGAGCGATCGCATCGGCGGTGCCGATGGGTTCGAGGAGCTGCCGCTTTGCGCTGGGCGTTTCGAAAGCGGTGACCGGCACAATCGGCTCGGCCACCATGCCGCGAGCCTGATCGAGCCGCATAACGGTCGAGAGGCCCAGACGTTTGCCCAGTGGCCCACGCGGCATGGGATAGAGATCGCCGATGCGTTCCAGGCCAAAGCGGGCTGCGGCATTGAGGGCGCCGGTTTCGAGGCGCAGGGCGGCCAGCGGCAGATCGGCCAGCGCGTGGGCTTCCTCCTTTGGTGGCAGCAGGATCATGGACTCACCGCCATAGCGGGCCAGGGCATGGGCCGCGCCCGGTGTCCCCGCTACCGCCACGCTGGCGGTAAAGCCGAGGCGGGAGAGAAAGCGCAGCAGGCGGTGGCAAAAGCGGGCCTCGCCTCCAAAGAGATGGGTGGTCCCGGTAAGATCGAACCACAAGCCATCATGCCCGGAGACAGCTACCGTGGGCGTCCAGTGACCAAGGGCATGGAGGGCGAGGCGTTCAAGCCATGCAGCATCTTCCTCGGGCTCGGCATCGCGGACATCGAGATCGCTCACCAGCGCGCGGGCATGGGCAGCAGCCATGCCGGGGTGGAGGCCCAGATCCAGCGCCAGCGGGCAGGCCGAGGTGATGATCTCGCGCTGGCCGCTGCGGGTGATCAGCACCATGGGGCGAGCCCAGGTCAGGCGCCCGCCCTGCAGCACGGCCATGGGGGAGCTGGCCGAGGGCATCGCCGTGCCACCACCGCCACGCGCGCCTTCATCGGAAGGCATGGCCTTGAAGGGATGATCGGCATGTTCGCTGCGCCGTCCCATCTCGCGCATGGTGGGGCGCTGATGAGCCGGCAGGGCATCGATGGCCGCTGCCTGCCCCACGCCGTTCTGGGTATCATTACGCGCCCAGCGGGCGCCAGGGCGCCAGCCGCCGCCGCGCGGCACCGAGCAGGCGCCGGGGTCGTCGTCGATGGCCGGGGGCGGGAGCGATGAAGAGCGGGTGGGTGCGACGCGATCAGGCCGCGCGGTTGGCCGATCCAGCCGGCGCAATCGCTCGATCGATAGAAAGGGCAGGGCGAGCGAGGCAACCCTTGTCATCACAGGCGTCCAGATCGAGAGAAAAGGGATTGCCGCCACGCTGGCGGGCAAGTTCGACTGACCAGCGTGCCCGGCCGACGCCGGGGTGCGGCAGGGGCGCCGAAGGCAGGCAGCCAATGCGCCAGCGGGTCATGGCGGAAGAGTTCTGGGTGAGCGGGCACTGATCACGCGCGCGATGTCGCCGGTAGAGCAGCATCGGCGTCTGCCCGTCGCTGGCCGCCAGTTGAAGCCGTCTTGTGGCAGTCATATCGGCTGAGCGCACTTCAGCGATGACGCAGGCCAGCGAACCATCGCGCAAGCCGTCCTCGGCGATTGCCAGCACCTCCTGATCTTTCTTCCCCTCCGCATAGAGCAGCCGGGAAGGGCCCAGGCCAACCTGTTCGAGACCGGGGGCATAAAGGTCGAAGCGCGAAACCGCCCAGAGCACGGTAAACCCCGAGCTGGCAAAGCGCGCTGCGATGCCAGCGGCAAAGAGCGTGGCTGCAGCATCATCGCTCAGCTTTGAGGATGCCGCCGCAACCTCATGAAGGCCCGCGCCATCAAGCCCGCCGAAGGCGAGCCGCTCGTCGAGCATCGGCACACCAAAGGGCAGGACCGGCCCCCGGCTCGCACGCGCCGAGGTCAGCTTCGCGCGCAGGGCGTCGAGCTGTTCCTGGCTTGGGGAGGGGAGGGCAGGCTGGGTGGACATGATGGCAAATCGACTCTATCGTTCCCTTTATGTTCTCAAAAGGAAGGGTGCCGCGTCAAGCTGGATGAATCGGCCATCCACAGAGGCTTATGATTTTTGCCTCCGCCACCTTTGGGCGCTGTCGGTGCGTGAATTTTGCGCGCCCAAAAAAAAGGCCGGTCCAAAGACCAGCCCTTTGAAAGTTTGGGAGAGGATGCCTGAAAGGCGATTTTCAAATGCCAGCAATCGCATTTTGCTGCAAACGCAAAAAATCGATCAGCACGTGCGTAAAAAGCGATAGAGCTGCGGAGTTACGGGCTATTCACAGCAAGTTCGCGTGTCGCCTGATGGCATTCACCCTTCTTTCATCTCGCACATGCGAAGAGGCACTCGATAGCGTTTCGGCTGTTCCGAATGGATCACCGCTACGGATATGCCGAGCGCTACGTCTACCTTGGAAAAGCCGCGTAGATCATGGCTTTTCCAGTTAAGCCCATGGCTTCAGTCCATCAGAATCCGGGTCATAACGAGAAGCAGTGCCAGGGATGCGATCGGCATCTGAATGGGCCTCAGGCTGGCGAAATGGGCAGGCGCATTGCCCGCCTTGGCCGCACGATGATCCAGCACGGAAACCAGCGCGAAGCCGATCGCCAGCAAAGCCAGCGACTGGGGCAGCAGGCCTATCCAACCCAGGATGAGAGCCAGCCCGGCTATCGAGACGTAAAGCGCCATCGTCCATAGCTCACTGGCCAGCGACGCCTCGCTCCGGCCAAATCCGAAACCCCGCCTGACGCCGCCGACAAAGGCAAGGATTAGGCAGCCCCAGATCACCGTGAGATTGACCGCCACTCCTCGCAGCGCGGGCGCGAACCAGCTTCCCGCAGCGCCCAGCACGAAAGGCAACATCGGAAGATAGCCGAAGATCAGGCTGTCCGTCGGAATGGCGGTGGGTTTCGAGATGGATTTGCTCATCTGCCTTCCAACGCGTCATCGGGCGGCAAGTTCGCTTGGGCGCCGCCCATGCCGCAGGTGCCTTACAGCATCTCGAGGGGGCTACGCTTGATGGGGCTGGGAAAGCTGCTTTCGAGCGCCGCCATGTCACCGTCAGTCAACTCCAGAGCCGCCGCCGCGCGATTGTCCCGCACATGGTCGATCGATCCTGCCTTGGGGATAGGCAGGATGCCCGGCTGGCGCAGCAGCCATGCCAGAGCGATCTGGGCCGGGCTGGCATCATGGCGGCGGGCAATTTCCTTGAGCATCCGGTGCGAGAGCAGGCGGCCCTGCTCGATCGGGCTATAGGCCATCACCGGCATGGCATGGTCGGCAAGCCACGGCAGCAGATCGAGTTCGGGGGCCCGGCGCGTGAGGTTGTAGAGGATCTGATCGGTGGCGCAGTGCTGGCCACCCTGAGCGATCAGTTCCTCCATATCGCCGATATCAAGATTGCTGACGCCCCAGCGCAGGATCAGACCGGCCTCGACCAGTCTTTCCATCGCCTCGACGGTTTCGCCCAGCGACACATTGCCGCGCCAGTGGAGCAGATAGAGATCGAGGCGATCGGTTCCCAGGCGCTTGAGGCTGGCTTCGCAGGTGGTACGCAAGCGCCGGGCCGAAGCATTCTGGGGATAGGCCTTGCTGACCAGGAAGACCTCGTCGCGCTGACCGGCGATGGCTTCACCAACCAGCGTTTCGGCTGCGCCTTCGCCGTACATCTCGGCGGTGTCGATCAGCGTCATGCCGCGCGCGATGCCTTCGCGCAGGGCCGCGATCTCCTCAGCCCGGCGGGCGTGATCCTCTGCGAGCATCCAGGTGCCTTGGCCCAGGGCGGGGACGGCGGTTCCATCGGGGAGCGTGATCGTCTTCATAGGTGGTGCAACACCTTATCCGGGCATTGGTTCGCCGGATCTACAGGTCTTTGAAAAGCGGCAGGTCTTGCAATTTGGGCGGCTCGTCCTCCAGCAGAGGTTGCCCATCAACCCAGCGATCCTGCCTCCGCTCGACCTCCAGCCTGCCTTCCCAGGTCCGGCATAGATCGAACGCCTGCGTAGCAGAGCCTCCAAGCCAGCGATCCCAATCCTCACGCCGCAGGATCACCGGCATACGGTCGTGAACTTCCTGCATTTGGGGCGATGCCGGCACCATGACCATCGAGTAGCAATTGCCCCACATGTCGGTCGGTCGCCAGATGCCGCCCACCGCGAAAGGCATGTCGCCTGGCAGAGCATACCAGGTGCGGGTCATGCGCCTATCCTCGCCCTGTGGTTCGGCCCATTGGCTCACCGGGATCAGGCAACGCCGCGTTTCGAAACTGCTCTGCCAGAAGGGGGAAGCAAGATTGTCGCTGCGAGCGTTGTTGACTGCCGTGGGAGCCAGCTTTTGTCCTTGCTTGCCGCGAAGTACGCGAGGGAAGCCCCAATTCATCGACTGGGCACGACCGCCTGTGATCATAACACCGGGGTAGCCCTTGACCACCTCTTCGCCGAAATTCGCGCCCGCAGGCACCTCTACCCTGAAAATCTGGGAAATCTCCGCTTTGGCGGTGCGCAGGCGGTAGAGATTACACATGCACAAAAAATGGGCAGGGCAGGATCTGAAGTCAAGCCAACCCCTGAGCGCACGTAAGCGTACGGTCTCCCGCGTGTTGCGGCATTCAGGCTCGGCGCTGATGGACCTCCGGTAAGGAGTCTCTTTCTGGACTCCAGAAGGAGGCTAAGTGAAGGACCGCTTGGAGATCATCGCGCGCACCGAACGGCGCAGGAAGTTTTCGGATGCCGAGAAGACGGCAATCCTCAACGAGGCGGATACAGACGGCGTATCGGTCCGTCAGGTCGCTGAGCGCCACGAGATTGCCGAGAGCTTGATCTATAACTGGCGGTCGGCGCGGCGCCAGGCAGCGGCCATCGCCAGTGAAGCGCTGGAGTTCATTCCTTACGGCGCGATCATTACGACGGAGCCTGCAGTTGCGCCAGCGGTGGCGGGCCCCAAGAAGACGCAGCGACCCGTTTCGTCACCGATGCCGTCAGCGTCAGAGGATCTGATCCGCCCACATCCCGGTGCCCGCCCCGGCGCCATAGACATAGACCTACCGAGCGGCGTTCGCCTGTCAGTAGACAGCTATGTCAACGAGAGGGCGCTGGCCCGCGTTCTGCGTGCATTTCGGGACGTCTCGTGATCTCGCTGGCGCCTGGAACGAAGGTCTACTTGGCAAGCAAGCCGGTCAGCATGCGGCTTGGCTTCGATGGGCTGGCGGCGCTGGTCCGCCCGCTGTTCGCGGTCGAGCCTTACGGCGGGCATGTCTTCCTGTTTCGCAGCAAGAGCGGCAACTACTTGAAGGCGCTACATTGGGATGGGACCGGGCTTTGCCTGTTTGCCAAGCGTTTGGAACGCAGCCGTTTCATCTGGCCGCCACTCATCGAGGGCGGTGTCGTACTGACCCCAGCGCAGTTTGCGCTGCTGATCGAAGCGATGGATTGGCGGCGCACAGTGGCCCCCGAGCCGCCCCGCCTGCCGGTACAGATTTGACGCAATAATCGCCGCATTTCCAGGCTTCCTGCTTGGGTAGAAGGCCGGATTCTGCTACCGGGAAGCGTGTCTCCCGACGATCTCGAACTCCCTACCGATCCCGCAGAACTGCGCGCTTTTGCCGAGACGATGCGCGCACGTCTGGCTGCTTCGGAGCAGGCGCTGGATGCCGAACGGGCGGCCCATGTCGAGACCCGCGAGAAGCTTGAGACGGCCCAGCATTCGATCAAGCTGACCGCGCTGCAGATCGAGAAGTTCAAAGTCCAACTGGCCCGCCTCCGGCGCATGAAGTTCGGTCAGTCGTCGGAGCGCCTTGCTCTTCAGGCCGATCAGCTCGAACTGACGCTGGAGGATCTCGAGGCTGAGCATGCCCATGCCGAGTGTGTGATCGAGGGCCATGTGTCTGAAGATGCCCCGGCCAAGACTGCCCCTCGCAAGCCTCGCCGTGCACCACTGCCCGACCACCTTCCTCGCGATGAGGTTATGCAGGCAGCGCCGGATGCCGACGGCTGTTCCGCCTGTGGGGGCTTAATGGGCAAGCTCGGCGAGGACGTGACCGAAGTGCTGGAATATGTCCCCGGCCGCTTCCGCGTCGTCCGTCACGTCCGACCCAAGCTTTCCTGCAACCGCTGCGATGCGATCAGTCAGGCCCCGGCCCCGGCGCTTCCCGTGCCGCGCGGCCGTGCTGGTCCCGGCCTGCTTGCCCACGTCATCGTCTCCAAGTTCGCCGATCACCTGCCGTTATACCGTCAGTCGCAGATCTACGCCCGCGAAGGTTTGGAGATCAGTCGCTCGACGATGGCGGACTGGCTCGGCCAAGCAAGCTGGTTGCTGCAGCCGCTGGTCGATCGGATCGCCGATCACGTCATGGCCAGCGTGAAGCTCCATGCCGATGACACCCCCGTCCCGGTGCTGGCGCCGGGGACCGGCAAGACGGCGACCGGCAGACTATGGGTCTACCTTCGCGACAACCGACGATGGAGCCACTTGGACAAGCCGGCTGCACTATTCCGCTATAGCCCCGATCGCAAGGGTGAGCGCCCGCGCGAACACCTCAAAACCTTTGCGGGCTTCCTGCAGGCCGATGCCTATGCAGGTTTCGAGCGCCTGTACGCAAGTGACCGCACGCCAGCGCCGATAATGCCGGTGGCCTGCTGGGCGCATGCCCGGCGCAAGCTTAACGATGTCTACAAGGCGGACCCGAACTCAGCCGCGCTGGAGGGCTTGCAGCGGATCGGCGAGCTTTACGACGTCGAGAGACAGATCGTGCGTGAGCCGGCGGATTTCCGCCGCAAGGCTCGCAAGCTCTCGAAGCTCAAGGCCTTGAATTTCTTCGCCTGGGCGGAAGAGGTGTTGTTCAAGGCATCGGCCCGCTCACCACTGGCGGAGGCGCTGCGCTATGCGGTGAAGCTGAAGCCTCAATTGCTCGCTTACACCGACGACGGCAGGTTAGAGATAGACAACAATCCGGCAGAGAATGCCCTCCGTGGCATCTGCCTCGGCCGCAAAAATTGGCTCTTTGCAGGTGCCGATTGTGGTGGTGAACGTGCCGCAGCCATGTATTCTCTGCTCGAGACCGCCAAGCTTAACGGCGTCAATCCGCAGGAATGGCTAGCCGATGTACTCGACCGCATCGGCAAGGGGCATCCGATCAGCCGGATCGACGAGCTGTTGCCTTGGAACTGGGCCACCCCGCAGGCGTGAACGCGCATTTTGGGTGGATAGTGATCGGACCGCTGTTAGCGAGACAGCCCGCGTAAGCAGCCATTCACGTTTTTCCGCCACCGTAGCCCAGTTGCAATCGCTTGGACTTGGGAAGAATAGTCATGAAGTCTCTTTTGCTGCTCTCCATGGTTGCTCAATATCAGGTGCCGCCAGCGCCCCCGGCACCGCCTGCGGGCGGCGCGGCATTAGAGAGCGAACTGAGTCGAATGGCGGAGCGCTACCGCTCGCAATGCTATTCTGAGAAGGCGATCAAGATAATCGTCGACAGCACCCGCCGCGCAAGAACGATCGCGCGACCTGACCTCGCCGCTATCCGAGCTACGAACAAAGAACTCGCCGACGCCGCTTATGCGGAACCGTTTGACGAGAAGAGGATGGTGGTGGCGATGCGTGCCCGCGCTCAGGCTCAAGCCGATTCAGAGGCGCATTACCCAGACAATAGCATCGCTATTTTGGAGCAATTGCCGAAAGCGGATAAGGTGATCTTCGCCCGGTCAAATGCAGGTGTGACTCCAGTATTCCCGCCAAAGCCATGCTCGTAAGCGCTTCTGACCGGACGATGGTATGTCTGGTCTCGGCGTTCCTGAAATCGGACCAAAGCGGCGAATTAGGGGCGTTTTCTGCCACCAACGGCCCCGGGCGGACGCTTACGAGCGCACGAAGTGTGGCCCGGACGCGGCGAGTGTAGCTGACGGATCGGCTCAGCCATTGTTCTAAATATGTTCCAACCCTATATGAGCGGAGCCTCAGGAAATAGTCTGGGGCGGACTGACCAAGCAGTTGTCATGGCTGCATCTTCCGAGGACCAGACACATTATGGCGCCAGCAATGACGGATCTGTTCGGCACATCGGTCCTGCCCGGTTTCTCTTCCGAGGAAGGGATCATCTCGGCTCCGGAAGAGAACAGTCTGATCACCCGTATCCATGAGCAGCACCTCTCGCCCTTTCGCTTTCAGGGATGGGAAGGCAAGCGCCTGACCACATCCTTTGGCTGGAGCTATGACTTCGATAAGGGCGAGGCGGGCCGGGCCCCTCCGATACCGGAGTGGTTACTGCCGCTTCGGGGGAGGGCAGCCGCTTTTGCCGGGCTGGCCGAACTGGACCTCGTGCAGGCACTGCTGATCCGCTACGATCCAGGTGCCGGTATCGGCTGGCATCGCGATCGGCCCATCTTCGAGCATGTCATCGGCATTTCGCTGGGTGTCCCTGCAGAGATGCGCTTTCGCAAACGGCTTGAAACAGGCTTCCAGCGCGTATCGATGCCGCTGCCGCCGCGATCGATCTATCATCTGGAGGGCGAGGCCAGGCATCTGTGGGAGCACGGCATTGCCGAGATGGCGCAGACGCGCTGGTCCATCACCTTCCGCAGTCTTTCACAAAGAGGAAAGCGGGAACTCGGCGTGCCAGGATGACCGGGTGACGGGCATGGGATGGGCATGATTTGCCCGCATCAAATCGCCTGGCGAAACTCTCGGCTCTCCTGACGGTATCTTCCATGGCATAGGCCGAGGAGATGATGATGGGCAAGAAGACGCTGGCCGCTGGAGTGTTGGGTGCCTCGGCAGTGCTTGGAGCATGGGCCGTTCTTTCCCGGCATGGTCCGGTCGGCAACAAGGCCGTTCCCGAGCCGGCAAATGCGGTCGAACTCTACCGCTATATGGGCCGCTGGTATGAGCAATTTCGCTACGAAGCCTCTTTCGAACGGGATATGGACGAGGTGACGGCCGACTATTCCCTTGAGGAGGATGGCAGGGTCAAGGTCGTCAACCGCGGGCGCAGGGGCGGTGAGGCCGGGCGCTGGAAGGAAAGCGTCGGGACCGCAAAGGTCGTCGATGCCGCCACCCACGCCAAACTGAAAGTCTCGTTCTTCGGCCCATTTTATGGGGATTACTGGGTTCTGGATCACGGCGACGGCTATGAATGGTCAATCGTCAGCGAGCCATCCGGCCGCTACCTCTGGGTGCTCACGCGCGTGGCGACGCCGTCGAGCGAGACGCTTCAGGATCTGGAGGGACGCGTGAAGGCACTGGGCTACGACTGGAGCCTTGTCAGAAAGACGCAGCAGTGATGCGCCGATCCTTGAGACCATAGCAGGCTGGGCAGCAGTGGGATGGCGAACAAGCGGCCCTTGAAAGTCTTCCGCACCTCGGTCGGTTTCGAGGACGCCTATATCGCGGCGCCGAGCCAGAAGGCCGCGCTCGCTGCCTGGGGCGCCAAAGGCAATCTGTTCGCTCGGGGGGCAGCCGAGGTGGTGACTGATCCTGCCTTGGCGAAAGCCGCGTTGGAGCGGCCAGGCGAGGTCATCCGCGTCCCGCGAGGCACGACGGCCGAGCATTTGGCCGCTGCCGGGGGCGGTAAAAGCCCAAGCGCGTGTGGACCCAAGCCACGCAAGGCGGGTCATGATGATCCTCCCACGAAACCCGCGCCCCGGCCCAGCCGTGCCAGGCTGGACCGCGCTCAAGACCAACTGAGCACAATGCAGAGCGATCTCGGCGCGATCGAAAAAGAGCTGGCGGACCAGATCGACGGTTTGAAGGAGGAGCTCGCCGCACTGAAAAAGCACAACGCAGGCGAGCTTGCAAAGCTCCAGCGCGATGTCGAGAAAGAGGAAAGGCACTACCGCCAGGCACTTGCCAGCTGGCGGGAGGCACTTCCAGATTGAGCCGCATTCACATCAGCGTGTCGATCACACCGCCATCGACGCGCAGTGCCGCGCCTGTGGTGGCCGAGGCCAGCGGCGAGGCAGCATAGACGATCATATTGGCAACCTCATCGACGGTGGCGGCGCGCCGCAGGATCGAGGTCGGGCGGTTCTGTTTCACGAAATCCGCACCGGCTTCCTCCAGCGACTGGCCGGTCTTGTCCCGCTGCTTCTGAAGCATGGCGGTGACGCCTTCCGACATCGTCGGCCCCGGCAGCACCGAATTGACCGTGACGCCTGTTCCAGCCATCCGCTTGGCAAGGCCGCGGGCCAGCGCGACATCGGCGGTCTTGGTGACGCCGTAATGGATCATCTCGACAGGGATGTTGAAGGCCGATTCCGATCCCAGAAAGATGAAGCGGCCCCAGCCCTTGTTCTCCATGCCGGGGAGGTAATATCGCGCCAGCCTCACACCCGCCATCACATTGAGCTGCCAGTGGCGCTCCCAGACATCATCCGAGGTCTCGAAGAAATCCGAGGGCTGGAAGATGCCCGCATTGCTGACGACGATATCGGCCTGCGGTAGCTGGCCAACCAGCGCATCATGGCCCGCACTGTCGGCGAGATCAGCGAGAATGGCGCGCGCTTGCCCGCCGATCTGGGCCACTGCCGCTTCCAGCTTCTCACGGTTGCGCCCATTGATGAACACCGTTGCGCCGGCTTCGGCTAGCGCTTTGGCGGATGCCAGGCCAATGCCTTCGCTGGAGCCGGTAACGAGGGCAGTCTTGCCCGAAAGATCTATCTTCATGGACAGGTCTCCTCAGGCGATGCCCGCGCCGCCGGTCACGCCATAGACTTCGCCGCTGATGAAGCTCGCCTCTTGCGATGCGAGCAGAACATAGACCGGGGCGATCTCTACCGGCTGTCCGGGGCGACCATAGGCGCTCTTTTCACCGAACTGCATGACAGCCTCCGGCGGCTGGCCTCCGCTCGACTGCAGCGCTGTCCAGAAGGGGCCGGGTGCCACAACATTGGCGCGGATGCCCTTTTCGATCATCTGCTTGGCCAGCGCCTTGGTGTAGGCGACAATGCCCGCTTTGGTGGTCGCATAGTCGAGCAGGGTTGCCGATGGATGATAGGCCTGAACCGAGGCGGTGGTGATGATCGAGGCGCCAGCCTGAAGATGCGGCACG from Novosphingobium sp. encodes:
- a CDS encoding DUF6504 family protein, whose amino-acid sequence is MTRVASLALPFLSIERLRRLDRPTARPDRVAPTRSSSLPPPAIDDDPGACSVPRGGGWRPGARWARNDTQNGVGQAAAIDALPAHQRPTMREMGRRSEHADHPFKAMPSDEGARGGGGTAMPSASSPMAVLQGGRLTWARPMVLITRSGQREIITSACPLALDLGLHPGMAAAHARALVSDLDVRDAEPEEDAAWLERLALHALGHWTPTVAVSGHDGLWFDLTGTTHLFGGEARFCHRLLRFLSRLGFTASVAVAGTPGAAHALARYGGESMILLPPKEEAHALADLPLAALRLETGALNAAARFGLERIGDLYPMPRGPLGKRLGLSTVMRLDQARGMVAEPIVPVTAFETPSAKRQLLEPIGTADAIAQVIGDLVDDLVIQLQQRRLGLRAAHLTCQLVDGSEQKVGIGTARASRDARHLTRMLVARIERIDPGLGIETMVLIAPHVEDLQASMVAAKLGRDDHAPDLALLVDQLSGRVPPEAVFRLSSHESDVPERAIRRMMPLGEPKGWPAWARPSRLLARPEPLSSVIALLPDHPPRRFSWRGGTYRVVAGDGPERVHGEWWRRPGEMWAVRDYYRVEVEGGARYWIFRRGDGVEEGTGDLSWHLHGVFG
- a CDS encoding protein ImuA, which codes for MSTQPALPSPSQEQLDALRAKLTSARASRGPVLPFGVPMLDERLAFGGLDGAGLHEVAAASSKLSDDAAATLFAAGIAARFASSGFTVLWAVSRFDLYAPGLEQVGLGPSRLLYAEGKKDQEVLAIAEDGLRDGSLACVIAEVRSADMTATRRLQLAASDGQTPMLLYRRHRARDQCPLTQNSSAMTRWRIGCLPSAPLPHPGVGRARWSVELARQRGGNPFSLDLDACDDKGCLARPALSIDRAIAPAGSANRAA
- a CDS encoding DUF3429 family protein, which encodes MSKSISKPTAIPTDSLIFGYLPMLPFVLGAAGSWFAPALRGVAVNLTVIWGCLILAFVGGVRRGFGFGRSEASLASELWTMALYVSIAGLALILGWIGLLPQSLALLAIGFALVSVLDHRAAKAGNAPAHFASLRPIQMPIASLALLLVMTRILMD
- a CDS encoding aldo/keto reductase, translating into MKTITLPDGTAVPALGQGTWMLAEDHARRAEEIAALREGIARGMTLIDTAEMYGEGAAETLVGEAIAGQRDEVFLVSKAYPQNASARRLRTTCEASLKRLGTDRLDLYLLHWRGNVSLGETVEAMERLVEAGLILRWGVSNLDIGDMEELIAQGGQHCATDQILYNLTRRAPELDLLPWLADHAMPVMAYSPIEQGRLLSHRMLKEIARRHDASPAQIALAWLLRQPGILPIPKAGSIDHVRDNRAAAALELTDGDMAALESSFPSPIKRSPLEML
- a CDS encoding SOS response-associated peptidase family protein; this translates as MCNLYRLRTAKAEISQIFRVEVPAGANFGEEVVKGYPGVMITGGRAQSMNWGFPRVLRGKQGQKLAPTAVNNARSDNLASPFWQSSFETRRCLIPVSQWAEPQGEDRRMTRTWYALPGDMPFAVGGIWRPTDMWGNCYSMVMVPASPQMQEVHDRMPVILRREDWDRWLGGSATQAFDLCRTWEGRLEVERRQDRWVDGQPLLEDEPPKLQDLPLFKDL
- a CDS encoding transposase; this encodes MKDRLEIIARTERRRKFSDAEKTAILNEADTDGVSVRQVAERHEIAESLIYNWRSARRQAAAIASEALEFIPYGAIITTEPAVAPAVAGPKKTQRPVSSPMPSASEDLIRPHPGARPGAIDIDLPSGVRLSVDSYVNERALARVLRAFRDVS
- the tnpB gene encoding IS66 family insertion sequence element accessory protein TnpB (TnpB, as the term is used for proteins encoded by IS66 family insertion elements, is considered an accessory protein, since TnpC, encoded by a neighboring gene, is a DDE family transposase.) — translated: MISLAPGTKVYLASKPVSMRLGFDGLAALVRPLFAVEPYGGHVFLFRSKSGNYLKALHWDGTGLCLFAKRLERSRFIWPPLIEGGVVLTPAQFALLIEAMDWRRTVAPEPPRLPVQI
- a CDS encoding IS66 family transposase, which codes for MSPDDLELPTDPAELRAFAETMRARLAASEQALDAERAAHVETREKLETAQHSIKLTALQIEKFKVQLARLRRMKFGQSSERLALQADQLELTLEDLEAEHAHAECVIEGHVSEDAPAKTAPRKPRRAPLPDHLPRDEVMQAAPDADGCSACGGLMGKLGEDVTEVLEYVPGRFRVVRHVRPKLSCNRCDAISQAPAPALPVPRGRAGPGLLAHVIVSKFADHLPLYRQSQIYAREGLEISRSTMADWLGQASWLLQPLVDRIADHVMASVKLHADDTPVPVLAPGTGKTATGRLWVYLRDNRRWSHLDKPAALFRYSPDRKGERPREHLKTFAGFLQADAYAGFERLYASDRTPAPIMPVACWAHARRKLNDVYKADPNSAALEGLQRIGELYDVERQIVREPADFRRKARKLSKLKALNFFAWAEEVLFKASARSPLAEALRYAVKLKPQLLAYTDDGRLEIDNNPAENALRGICLGRKNWLFAGADCGGERAAAMYSLLETAKLNGVNPQEWLADVLDRIGKGHPISRIDELLPWNWATPQA
- a CDS encoding alpha-ketoglutarate-dependent dioxygenase AlkB, giving the protein MTDLFGTSVLPGFSSEEGIISAPEENSLITRIHEQHLSPFRFQGWEGKRLTTSFGWSYDFDKGEAGRAPPIPEWLLPLRGRAAAFAGLAELDLVQALLIRYDPGAGIGWHRDRPIFEHVIGISLGVPAEMRFRKRLETGFQRVSMPLPPRSIYHLEGEARHLWEHGIAEMAQTRWSITFRSLSQRGKRELGVPG